The following are from one region of the bacterium genome:
- a CDS encoding GTP cyclohydrolase II: protein MVGPVSLPIEIGVIEATVRWFVGRTVDSSRKSGAAFEEVSVLQFGELNDEQSRPLVRVHSACLTGDTLGSLRCDCGPQLRSAIRQLVDASSGSLLVYMTSHEGRGIGLWSKAAAYLLQEEGLDTYAANRALAFGDDQRDFRLAAAVIVHLLRDAPFELLTNNPLKVRSLERFGVLEVSRRGLVQGASAHNRCYLRAKREHGHFLPDPPVD, encoded by the coding sequence ATGGTCGGCCCGGTCTCGTTGCCGATCGAGATCGGCGTAATCGAAGCCACGGTACGCTGGTTCGTCGGGCGGACGGTGGATTCGTCACGGAAGAGCGGTGCGGCTTTCGAAGAAGTCAGCGTGCTGCAATTCGGCGAGCTCAACGACGAGCAATCCCGCCCCCTCGTGCGGGTTCATTCGGCGTGCCTCACGGGCGACACGCTGGGATCGCTCCGGTGTGACTGTGGACCCCAGCTTCGGAGTGCGATTCGCCAGCTGGTCGACGCTTCGTCCGGCAGCCTGCTCGTCTACATGACGAGCCACGAGGGCAGGGGCATCGGTCTGTGGTCCAAAGCCGCCGCCTACCTGCTGCAGGAAGAGGGGCTCGATACCTATGCCGCGAACCGGGCGCTGGCGTTCGGGGACGACCAGCGGGATTTCAGGCTGGCGGCGGCCGTGATCGTGCATCTCTTGCGCGACGCACCCTTCGAGCTCCTCACGAACAATCCGCTGAAGGTGCGGAGCCTGGAGCGATTCGGGGTCCTCGAGGTGTCTCGACGTGGTCTCGTGCAGGGGGCTTCCGCACACAACCGGTGCTACCTGCGCGCAAAGCGTGAGCACGGGCATTTCCTGCCAGACCCGCCGGTCGACTAG